Below is a window of Tolypothrix bouteillei VB521301 DNA.
CTTTATATACTGGAGCAACACTACTTTGAATAATTTTTCCTAATATTTGATATCTGGGCTCTACAAGTTTGTTAAATTCAATTAATGATAAATCCTCTGAGGTATCTTTGTTGATTGCTGAAGAATTAATTTTCAATACTGGAGCTTCGTTTTCTCCTAAATGAATGAGTCGATTGCGGGCTAAATTAAAGGCAAATTTTATACTTTCTCCACTTCCGATAGCATCATAAAATGTGACAGCAAAATCAATAGCCGCTCTATCTCCAACAGACTCATGCATACCAATCACATAATTAACGTATTGGCTAATAGCATTAGCTTGTACTTCTGAGTAACAAGCATTTAATACCACACACTCTACACCCTTAGTAGCAAATTCCTTAAACAAACCAGCAAGCTCATCTGCTGGTAAAAAAGCTGGTTGTCCCGTGTCATTTTCTAACACGATCCCATCTTCCCCAGATCCATGTCCGCTAAAGTGAACGATTTGGGGTTGATAATCTAGAATCGCTCGATAAAAATCATCAATCCTTACAGCCAACTCCATTTCTAGTTTAAACTGCTCGCGCTTCTTTGCACGCCTCAATGCCTCGCCAATTTCCCTGACTTCTTCACTGCCTTCTAACCGAGTTGTACCTTTTGGATTGGCAGATAGTATTAAAATTGTTTTAATAGATACGTTGTTGCTCATAAGACAGCCGAGTTAAAAGTATTTTTAGTAAAAACTTTATTTAATCTTAAACAATCACTACAAGTACTGACGGTATTTTTTCGGTTATGTTGCAAAAATCTACTACAAGCAAAAACCGAGATTATATTGCTAAGACTGTAGGGATGATTGGTATGAAGCAATAAACATCCCTGGTGAAAATTAAACCAAATCATTTTCTGGTTTGGGACTTGCTAGGCTATACGTACAGCAACAATTTTGGCAATTACAATCGAGCGATCGCAGCTTACGAACAAGCAATCAAACTCAAACCAGATTATTTATTAGCCATAGTTGAGGAAGATAACACTTTTTATGATTTGCAACGTTAGGAATATTAGGAATAGCACTTAATAGTTGAAAGCAAGCAGCCACAGTCCGTCCTCTAATCAGTGACAAGTGGTCTTCTACATCAATTTTAAGGGGCTCCAGAAATTTTGTACCACCTCGTTCCCAGATAGCGACGTTCAGAAATTCGCTCTGGTTCTGTGCAACCAATTCCAGGAATTGCTTGGTAAATTCAAAAGTTCATCACGAGTGTAAACGACCGTGTAACCCTTACTTTTTGCCAGTTCTATCAAATTCAATCCATCAGTACGTTGGGCTTGTTCTGCAGTTGTGTGTCTTCCTACAGTTCCTTTGGGAAGATACCATGCTTCGCCACCTCCCAAAATCACATCTGCACCTGACTCAACAATTTGTTTGGTAATTTCATCAAAATTACGGCGGCTTGCTGATTTGGCTAAAAATGCACCTGTTCCAGGTTCGGGAATAATACCGGAGTTAACGATCGCAGTTGCTTTTCCTGCGGCTATAGCTTCCTGCATAATAGTCTTAGGTTTACCGGAAGCTGCTACCACTGGTTTACCCGCTTCATCTAAGCCATAGGAGTCTGCATTCACCTTCACTCCTGTTGCATGAGTAACTGCACCTGCATTGGAAGTTGCTGTCAGTTGGTTTTTCATGTGTCCGAGGTATACAGCGAGATTGGACATCTTATCCCAATTCAGTCTCCCATCAGGACCGTAGTGAAGCATTCGGGCTGCACCCCAATGAGATGCACTCGTACCATCAGGATGAATGAATATGACATTACCCTGACGCGAACCAGTCTTGGCTGTAGGTATTGCAGCACAACCCACCATAACTATCAGAGTCACGAGCGCTAAATCAACAACAAATTTTCTGTTAATTTTTTGTACCGCTTTGAAATTTAATTGCATATACTTTAATTTAAGTCAATAACCTAAAGTTATAGATGCCAATTCCATAATTATGTCCTATTAGCGTGCTTTTACGGCACAAGGTTAGCTGCAAAGTGAATTTTCAGTATAAATTCTGAAGCCAAATATCCGTAATACTTGCTACCCTGAATGCGAAGCATGGTGTGTTTTTGACAATAGACTGAATGTTAGAACTTTCAAAAATTTTTTTTGCTTATACTGAATTTATTCCACACGGTCATTGCTATCTCTGGAAGCCAGAGTTAGTGGAACTGCATCTTTTATCGGACTGCTTAATTGCACTTGCTTATTATTCAATTCCCATCACCCTAGTGTATTTTGTCCGCAAGCGTCAGGACTTACCGTTCAATCAGGTATTTCTGCTATTTGGAACATTTATTATTGCTTGTGGCACAAGCCATATTATGGAGGTGTGGACGCTCTGGTATCCCACCTACTGGTTAAGTGGTTGTGTCAAGGCTATTACTGCTATTGCATCACTTTATACAGCTATTGAAATTATCCCGATGGTGCCCAAGGCACTTGCTCTTCCGAGCCCCGCACAATTAGAAGCAGCAAACCGCGAACTAGAGCGTGAAATTGGCGAACGCAAACAAATAGAAGAGGCGTTAAAAGAAAGTCAAACAAAATATAAAACCCTGTTTGAAATCTTTCCTATTGGTATCTCTATTACCGATGAAGTAGGACAAGTGGTAGAAGTCAATCCAGCTTCTGAGAAAATTTTAGGCATATCTAGCTCCGAACATACAGCACGTAAATATGATGCGTCTGAGTGGGTTTGCATTCGTCTCAATAAAACCCCCATGCCACCCCAAGAGTTTGCCAGTGTGAGAGCGCTTACAGAAAAGCGAGTTGTGGAAAATGTAGAGATGGGAATCGTCAAACCAAATGGTGAGACTACTTGGATTAGCGTTACGGCTTCACCGATTCCCCTTCCCGGCTATGGTGTGGCAATTGCTTATGTTGATATTACTAAGCGTCAGCTTGCAAAAGAAGCCCTGCGGCAGAGCGAATCAACACTGCGTAGCTTTTTCAACAGTAGCTCAATGATGATGGGTATTGTTGAACTGTATGATAATGATATCTTGCATCTTTCTGATAATTTAGAATCAGCCAAGTTCTTCGGTAGAACTCCCGAAGAAATGCAAAATCGGTTCAGCAGTGACATGGGCTCGTCCCAAGCAACCCGACAACTGTGGATGAACCATTACCAAAAGGCAAACGATCTTCAAGCACCCGTGCGATTTGAATATATTCAAGAGACTCCTACGGGTTCTAAATGGTTCTCTGTTAGCGTTTGCCCGATCGCAATTGGTCCTAACGGTCGTCCGAGATTTTCTTATATAGTCGAGGATATTAGCGATCGCAAACAAAGCGAAGCCGTCCTACAGCAAGCACTCTCCGAAGCTGAAACGGCATCAATTGCCAAAAGTCGGTTCTTATCCAACATGAGCCACGAACTGAGAACACCACTCAACGCTATTCTCGGTTTTAGCCAGTTGATGGCTCGCAGTCATTCGCTTTGCCCCAAGGACAAAGAACAACTACAAATTATCAATCGCAGTGGCGAACATTTGCTAAATCTCATTAACGACATTTTGTCAATGTCTAAAATTGAAGCAGGTCAAATCACTCTTAATGAAAATAGCTTTGACTTGTTTGAGCTACTGAACGACATTCAAAAGATGCTCCAGTTTAAAGCTAGTGTCAAAAATTTAAATTTTATCTTTGAACGATCGGCAGACATTCCCCAATACGTGCGAACTGATGAAAGTAAGTTGCGCCAAGTCTTAATTAACTTATTAGAAAACGCCATTAAATTTACTAACAAAGGCGGTGTGATTTTGCGAGTGAGTTCGGAAACAGGAGACTTGCAATTGAAAACTAAGAGTTTCTTATCTCCAATCGCTAATCCCCAATACCAAATCAAGTTTGCAGTCGAAGATACTGGACCTGGAATGGAACAACAGGAAATAGCTACTTTGTTTGAGCCCTTTTTCCAAACAGAAACAGGTCGTCAATCAATGCAAGGAACGGGTTTGGGTTTAGCTATTAGCCGAGAATATGTGCGTTTGATGGGAGGAAACATCACCGTTAACAGCCAAGTAGGTAAGGGAACAAGTTTTATATTTGATGTAGTAGTTAGCAAAACGACTATCGACGATAATAAAATTTCATCTACCAGCAAGCGAGTTATTGGGCTTCAACCCAACCAACCAACCTATCGCATTTTAGTTGTGGATGATATAGATGAGAGCCGCCTGCTACTCGTTAAATTGCTAGAACCGTTGGGATTTCAAGTGTATCAAGCAGTTAACGGTTCTGACGCACTGGCTTTGTGGTCAACGTGGGAACCGCATCTTATTTGGATGGATATGCGAATGCCAGTGATGAATGGTTATGAGGTTACCAGACAAATTAAAGCAACAAACAAAGGTCCGTCTACCGTTATTATTGCCTTAACTGCTAGTGCATTTGAAGAAGAGCGATCGCAAATTTTGTCTGCGGGCTGTGATGACTTCGTGCGTAAACCTTTTCAAGAAGCAGTATTGTTTGACATCATGGCTCGGCACTTGGGAGTGCGTTATATCTATGAAGAAGAGAATCATCTCGTCTCACCACAACCTGCAGCCACATTTAAGCAACTGACTGCTGAAGATCTAAGTGTTATGCCTCCTGAATGGATAGAACAGCTACACCATGCAGTGTTGTGCGCTAATGACGAGATAATATTAG
It encodes the following:
- a CDS encoding PAS domain-containing hybrid sensor histidine kinase/response regulator; the protein is MLELSKIFFAYTEFIPHGHCYLWKPELVELHLLSDCLIALAYYSIPITLVYFVRKRQDLPFNQVFLLFGTFIIACGTSHIMEVWTLWYPTYWLSGCVKAITAIASLYTAIEIIPMVPKALALPSPAQLEAANRELEREIGERKQIEEALKESQTKYKTLFEIFPIGISITDEVGQVVEVNPASEKILGISSSEHTARKYDASEWVCIRLNKTPMPPQEFASVRALTEKRVVENVEMGIVKPNGETTWISVTASPIPLPGYGVAIAYVDITKRQLAKEALRQSESTLRSFFNSSSMMMGIVELYDNDILHLSDNLESAKFFGRTPEEMQNRFSSDMGSSQATRQLWMNHYQKANDLQAPVRFEYIQETPTGSKWFSVSVCPIAIGPNGRPRFSYIVEDISDRKQSEAVLQQALSEAETASIAKSRFLSNMSHELRTPLNAILGFSQLMARSHSLCPKDKEQLQIINRSGEHLLNLINDILSMSKIEAGQITLNENSFDLFELLNDIQKMLQFKASVKNLNFIFERSADIPQYVRTDESKLRQVLINLLENAIKFTNKGGVILRVSSETGDLQLKTKSFLSPIANPQYQIKFAVEDTGPGMEQQEIATLFEPFFQTETGRQSMQGTGLGLAISREYVRLMGGNITVNSQVGKGTSFIFDVVVSKTTIDDNKISSTSKRVIGLQPNQPTYRILVVDDIDESRLLLVKLLEPLGFQVYQAVNGSDALALWSTWEPHLIWMDMRMPVMNGYEVTRQIKATNKGPSTVIIALTASAFEEERSQILSAGCDDFVRKPFQEAVLFDIMARHLGVRYIYEEENHLVSPQPAATFKQLTAEDLSVMPPEWIEQLHHAVLCANDEIILDLIEQIPEKESSLAQVLTDLVNNFRLDMLLELSQQFVNTQL